The following DNA comes from Bos indicus x Bos taurus breed Angus x Brahman F1 hybrid chromosome 5, Bos_hybrid_MaternalHap_v2.0, whole genome shotgun sequence.
GACCTTTTTCATTGTGATTATTTCCCCTTATTATACCTTTCTTGTTCAGACACCAAATTTCTAGAGATAGTATGGTTTTCCTGTGCTGTGTTTATTCTCTTGTTCACTTTAGCATTAATAATTCTGTCCTACACATATATCATCAGAACAATTTTGAGGATCCCTTCTACCACTCAGAGGACAAAGGCCTTTTTCATGTGTACTTCCCACATGATTGTCATCTCCATCTCTTATGGCAGCTGCATTTTCATGTATATGAATCCATCAGCAAAGGACAGGGTGTCTTTGAGTAAGGGGGTGGCTGTGCTAAACACCTCCATAGCTCCCATGCTGAACCCTTTTATCTATACCCTAAGGAATCAGCAAGTCAAGTGAATCTTCATGGGCACGGCAAGGAGGACTGTATTTTtctaaagcaaatgaaaaataaaagtcatgttTTATGAATTAGACACATAGGAATGGAAAGCTATTAAATGAAAATCCAGGAATTTCAGAATCTATTAATATCCACACAGCCTCCCTAGATTCATATTTCATCAATCATATTTTTATTGCCAGCAGTTTATCAAGGATATTTGCatatgtatattttccttttgCCATTCAAATTTgaattcttcatatatatatatatatatatacacatatacacaaatatgtgCTTATACagtatacagtttttttttccattcaatttGTAATCCTTCTCTCATGTAGTTTTCTTCCTTTAGGGCTAGTTTTTCTAGTCCGTTACTATGAGAgtggttttatttccttctttgcaacacctttaatttcattatttcacactaatttttagaaaattaaagtcaGAAAGAGGCAGAGCATGTACACACAGAGAGAATAGTGTTTTACAATCTCATCAGAAGTCAGGTTTTCTAgaaattaaatgcatattaaatcatatttaatcttatttttaatttactacaCAGAGACTATAAACATAATCTGACAGTCTTATTAGAATCTTGCACACACTCTCCTTTTCATACTGTGGCCTACTTTGTAACTATGTGAAAAACAGtacaactaaaagaaaaatgtaattacaTTTTCTTGAGAAATCAAAAAACGTTTCCCATTATGGAGTTTAACATTTtctgtgctgttgttcagtcactcagtcatgtccaactctttgcgaccccatggactgcagactccTCAGCTGCAGAAGACTGcacccaggtttccctgttccttactgtctcctggaatttgttcaaactcatgtccattgactcgatgatgccattcaaacatcaCTATATTATTCTTCaattcagagggatggtatggggagggaggagggaggagggttcaggatgtggaacacatatatacctgtggcggattcattttgatatttggcaaaactaatacacttatgtaaagtttaaaaataaaattaaaaaaataaataaaagagactttacaaatattaaaaaaataaaataaaataaagcataaaaaaaaactattataatgAATAGTTGCTTAGGGAAAATTATGATACAGACCCTGCTTTGGGGGAATGCCAATTTTAACATATATACAAtaacaattcttttaaaaagcctGAAGAAACTGGTAACTTAAAAAACTTGAGAGCTGTGTGTTAAGTTTTTAGGTGGGCAATATGAGCAACCCAGGAGACAGTGCCTCAAATAACTCTGAGAAAGttgagaaactgttccaaagaggtacgGGTAAGGatagtatatatgtgattttgataTGCAATTAAgcacatatttattttagaatttctgcTGGTCTTACGAAGCTTCTGCCAGTCATGAGAAACAATTTGCTGAAgaattttagtacttttctagatatgaggaggtacaagaattgggctcataaaatcagctcctgagtgtatctaactatctgaagacctgtcctggcAGTTTTCCTGAAGCAGagagtgcctcatttcttctCTCTACCCTCACTCCTTCAGggagtgttgaaggtcagcagttgcagcagcacatgatttaatccttgtagaggttaTATGGCAAGTACCCATGCCAACTGCCAATTTGTAGTTGCTTGATACCAAATATGACTACATTTGCTACGTTTAGTTGTATACTTAAATAAATGCTTGATGTTAACCTGGTCTTTTGATAATCAATAACTAAGgtgtttttattaaatatctttctCATATCTGTGGCTATTTTAGGAAAATAGCTTATACATACAATTCTTTTAATTGCCTCTTTAAGTGATTTGACTAATCAGTATTAGAGAAACTAACAGTAGCAAAGTTTTACTATACACAAAATTGAGATTTTCttgttaaaaatgcttattttaagcATTAGAGTATGACATTATATGGAAAATGTACTGATTTGAATTTATATGAACAACTGTACAAGATCATGCAATTCTGGCCCTGaacattttttttatgttttccatgaagtcaaaaattgaaataataggagttgcttgtatatttgtgagattagttgtttgtcaattgcttcatttgctattattttctcccattctgaaggctgtctttataccttgcttatagtttcctttgttgtacagaagctttttgtttaattaggtcccatttgtttatttttgcttttatttccaatattctgggaggtgggtcatagaggatcctgctgtgatgtatgtcggagagtgttttgcctatgttctcctctaggagttttatagtttctggtcttacgtttagatctttaatccattttgagtttatttttgtgtatggtgttagaaagtgctctagtttcattcttttacaagtggttgaccagttttcccagcaccacttgttaaagagattgtctttaatccattgtatattcttgcctcctttgtcaaagataaggtgtccatatgtgcgtggatttatctctgggctttctattttgttccattgatctatatttctgtctttttgccagtatcatactgtcttgatgactgtggctttgtagtagagcctgaagtcaggcaggttgattcctccagttccattcttctttctcaagatagctttggctattcgaggttttttgtatttccatacaaattgtgaagttatttgttctagctccgtgaagaatactgttggtagcttgagaGGGATTGCATagaatctatacattgctttgggtagtatactcattttcactatattgattcttccaatccatgaacatggtatatttctccatctattagtgtcctctttgatatctttcaccagcgttttatagtttttatatataggtctttagtttctttaggtagatatatccctaagtatttattcttttcattgcaatgatgaatggaattgtttccttaatttctctttctgttttctcattattagggtacaggaatgcaagggagtcaatatataatgaataatgcaataaatgagatcaaaaacactctggaggcaataaatagtagaataacagaggcagaagataggattagtgaatccgaagatcagatcatatcagatcagtcgctcagtcatgtccgactctttgcaaccccatgaatcacagcatgccaggcctccctgtccattggtagaaataaatgaatcagagaggaaaaaagaaaaatgaaataaaagaaatgaggacagtctcagagagcaccaggacaatattaaacgctacaacattcaaatcataggggtcctagaagaagaagacaaaaagaaggaccatgagaaaatatttgaggagataatagttgaaaacttccctaaaatggggaaggaaatcatcactcaagtccaagaaacccagagagtcccaaacaggatgaaCCCatggcgaaacaccccaagacacatattaatcaaattaacaaagatcaaacacaaagaacaaatattaaaagcagcaagggaaaaacaaaaaataacacacaagggaattcccataaggataacagctgatctttcattagaaactcttcaagccaggagggaatgcaagacatacttaaagtgattaaagaaaataacctacagcccagattattgtacccagcaagggtctcattcaaatatgaaggagaaatcaaaagctttacagacaagcaaaagctgagagaattcagcatcaccaaaccagctctccaacaaatactaaaggatattctctagacaggaaacacaaaaatggtgtatacattcaaacccaaaacaataaagtaaatggcaacaggatcatacttatcagtaattaccttaaaagtaaatgggttgaatgccccaaccaaaagacaaagactggctgaaaggatacaaaaacaagacccctacatatgttgtctacaagagacccacctcaaaacaggggacacatacagactgaaagagaagggttggaaaaagattttccatgcaaatagggaccaaaagaaagcaggagtagtaatactcatatcagataaaatagactttaaaacaaaggctgtgaaaagagacaaagatggtcactacataatgatcaaaggatcaatccaagaacaagatataacaattataaatatatatgcacccaaaataggagtaccgcaatatgtaagacaaatactaataagtgtgaaaggagaaattaacaataacacaataatagtgggagactttaatacccaactcacacctatagatagatcaactaaacagaaaattaacaaggaaacacaaactttaaacgatacaatagaccagttagacctaattgatatctataggacatttcatcccaaaacaatgaatatcacctttttctcaagtgcacatgcaaccttctccaggatagatcacattccaggccataaatctagccttggtaaattcagaaaaattgaaatcattcgaagcatcttttctgaccacaatgcagtaagattagatctcagttataggagaaaaactattaaaaattccaacatatggaggatgaacaacacactgctgaataaccaacaaatcacagaagatatcaaaaaagaaatcaaaatatgcatagaaatgaatgaaaatgaaaacatacaaccccaaacctgtgggacactgtaaaagcagtcctaaggggaaagttcatagcaatacaggcatacctcaagaaacaagaaaaaagtcaaataaataatctaactctacacctaaaacaactagaaaaggaagaaatgaagaaccccggGGTTAGTAGgaataaagaaatcttaaaaattagggcagaaaaaaaatgcaaaagaaacaaaagagaccatagcaaaaatcaacaaagccaaaagctggttctttgaaaggataaataaaattgacaaaccattaaccagactcatcaagaaacaaagggagaaaaatcaaatcaataaaattagaaacaaaaatggagagattacaacagacaacacagaaatacaaaggatcataagagactactatcagcaattatatgccaataaaatggacaacgtggaagaaatggacaaattcttagagaagtacaactttccaaaactggaccaggaagaaatagaaattctttttttttttttcttttttctccaattttattttatttttaaactttacataattgtattagttttgccaaatatcaaagtgaatccgccacaggtatacatgtgttccccatcccaaaccctcctccctcctccctccccataccatattcttaacagacccatcacaagcatagaaattgaaactgtaatcagaaatcgtccagcaaacaaaagcccaggtccagatggcttcacagctgaattctaccaaaaatttagagaagagctaatgcctatcctactcaaactcttccagaaaattgcagaggaaagtcaacttccaaactcattctatgaggccaccatcaccctaataccgaaacctgacaaagatgccacaaaaaaagaaaactacaggccaatatcactgatgaacatagatgcaaaaatccttaacaaaattctagcaatcagaatccaacaacacattaaaaagatcatacaccgtgaccaagtgggatttatcccagggatgcaaggattcttcaatatccgcaaatcaatcaatgtaatacaccacattaacaaattgaaaaataaaaactatatgattatctcaatagatgcagagaaaacctttgacaaaattcaacatccatttatgataaaaactctccagaaagcaggaatggaaggaacatacctcaacataataaaagctgtatatgacaaacccacagcaaacattatcctcaatggtgaaaaattgaaagcatttcccctaaagtcaggaacaagacaagggtgcccactttcaccattactaatcaacatagttttggaagttttggccacagcaatcagagcagaaaaagaaataaaaggaatccaaattggaaaagaagaagtaaaactctcactgtttgtagatgtcatgatcctctacatagaaaaccctaaagactccaccagaaaattactagaactaatcaatgaatatagtaaagttgcaggatataaattaaatttcatgCACTCAATATCACATGCTGTTTCTGAAGTTGCCTCATGTATCtcagtcattttgcctttttacatttttttatccaTATTTACAAAACTGACTCACATGTATCTTTTAATGATGCCTCATTGGCGCTCTCTTTGCTTAGATTCCCCTGGGCTAACAGGAGACAGATAAAATAAATCCAGTTCCATGTGTATGACATACATAGAGAAGAACAttcctattttctgtttttcaaagaagAATTTGTAGAATATGTTAGGCTCTGAAGCCTAAGGAAAATGTTACTTAAATTGTATAGATAGATTATCATAGAATTACAAAATATTCACATAAAATCTTTGcattaatacaaagaaaatgtCTTAGTAAGTAGTGTTTCATATTATATGAAAAGGAGCAAGTGTAAGAAGTACTTTATGAGTCTGCCCAGGTGTAATTAAGTTTTTACACAGAGCTTGGGTAACAGACAAAGAGCAACTATGCATTGcattataatgaaaatattcctCAAATTTTGCAGCAGCAGGAATGAAGGATATTGTGGGTCAAATATTACCAGTCTAAACATAATGAGAACTATAAACCTTGAGAGCCAAAACAAAGTTAAATCACCATACTTGATTTGAGAGtacaaaagaaaccaaataagTTGCCAACTCAATTCACCAACTCTGAATTTATCTAAATATGGAAGTAATCAGGCTTTAAAATTTGAGACTAAATCATCAAGAAGAACCAGGGAGtaagtatctttgatattttcCAGTATAATAATATGATTTCttctcattaaaatgttttaaaatagcatttgttTATGGGTTTGTGAATTCAAAACCTTTTTGATATTAAAATGTGATTATTTACTAACAAGAAAACTATTCATAGAGTCCTAAAGAACCAGCGCAGCAATAAGTCTAGGGCTTTTCATTAACTTTTCTTAAGTTAAATGGTTTTCTGTTACAGAAATGAAATGACCTTCTCTACGTAAAGGAATATCTGCTTCCCAGTAAAAGTTTTGACCATCTACTTAGTCACTTTCTAAAGCATattgtaaaacaaaagaaaactgatgTGCTCATTGCATGAACTAAACTATTTttacacaatatttattttagtagCAGACGTTACACTCTCTTGTCCTTCCGGCCTTttatcagaaatagaaaacaatgatGTGGGAAAGGGTTGCATCAACCAAACCCATAAAAGTAGAGAACACCAAAAAAATATTCCCATGGAAAACACATATTCTAAAGTGAGATATTTACTATGTACAAGAGTCATTTAAACTTGTGAAAGTTTCCTAAACAAAGTGGGCTtcaactggatgcttggggctagtgcactgggacgacccagagggatggtatggggagggaggagggaggggggttcaggatggggagcacatgtatacctgtgatggattcattttgatatttggcaaaactaatacaattatgtaaagtttaaaaataaaattaaattaaaaaaatatatataaatgtggaAGAGGGCTACATAGCCTCTGTAAGATTATAAACTCTGTATTTAGATTATCTACAAAGCATACTGGTTTTTATAGTACtgagtaaaggagaaaaataaattaaatattatcatATTATCACCAAAgaagctaaatattttaaagaataatttgaaGTCTTAATAAAGAAAACAGTAGAAGAAATGTCCCAGTTTAAATGTTAACACGTAACTTTTATTTCATCCATGGCCTGTGAGAGTGTATTTTTGAAGATGAGAGCTCAATATTTAACTTCAGATAATATTCATTACTTGAATGAAAGGTTGAAAGGAAACTGGAGAAGTTACTGTATGGGAAGAGAGGTTTTCAATGTCAAACACTACTTCATGATGGAAGCTTTAAAACTTTTGTATTCTATCCGCAAATATCTTTTAACGTTTTTTAAGTCCTATAGGGAgagcatattggagaaggaaatggcaacccactcgagtactcttgcttggaaaatttgattggacagaggagcctggtaggctacagtccataggattgcaaagagtcagacatgactgagcaacttcagggAGAGCATACATTTTCTGTTCtaatgagagagaaaataatcagaaatgaaaaaccaCACAAGACCCACAGAATTCATTCTTCTGGGGCTATCAGATGACCCAGAGCTTCAgattgtgatttttctctttttaatcatCACATATATATTAAGTGTCACTGGAAATTTGACCATCATCATTCTCACCTTGGTGGACTCCCATCTACAGACacctatgtattttttcctcaggAACTTCTCTATATTAGAAATCTCCTTTACAACTGTCTGTATTCCTAGATTTCTGGGCACAATTATCACCAGGGACAAAGCAATTTCATACAACAATTGTACAACTcagctgtttttcttcattttcttgggtatcACTGAATTTTATCTTCTAACTGCCATGTCCTATGATCGCTATGTAGCTATCTGCAAACCCCTGCATTACACAACCATCATGAACAACAGATTCTGTGTGTTGCTTGTCTTTTGTGCTTGGCTGGTGGGGTTCTTAAACATTTTCCCACCAGTTATTCTTTTTCTCCAGTTAGATTACTGTGGTTCTAATATCATTGATCACTTTACTTGTGACTATTTCCCTCTCTTGCAACTATCATGCTCAGACACATGGCTCCTTGAAGTGATTGGATTTTACTCTGCAATAGTGATTCTGCTTTTTACTTTGGCATTAATAATTCTATCCTACATGTTCATCATCAAGACAATTCTGAGGCTGCCTTCTGCCAGTCAGAGGAAAAAGGCATTTTCTACATGCTCCTCTCACATGATTGTCATTTCCATCTCTTATGGAAgctgtatatttgtgtatatcaACCCTTCAGCAAAAGAAAAGGCATCCTTGATGAAAGAAGTAGCAATTCTGAATACTTGTGTTGCTCCTATGATGAATCCGTTTATATATACACTGAGGAACCAGCAAGTGAAGCAAGCCTTTAAGGATACCATCCAAAAGTTTATCTTTTTCTCCAGTAAATGCAACTAACtgtagcattaaaaaataaagttctggtcaattatttcttcattcatatTCTCTCAAAACTCTTTC
Coding sequences within:
- the LOC113893481 gene encoding olfactory receptor 6C3-like, with the translated sequence MKNHTRPTEFILLGLSDDPELQIVIFLFLIITYILSVTGNLTIIILTLVDSHLQTPMYFFLRNFSILEISFTTVCIPRFLGTIITRDKAISYNNCTTQLFFFIFLGITEFYLLTAMSYDRYVAICKPLHYTTIMNNRFCVLLVFCAWLVGFLNIFPPVILFLQLDYCGSNIIDHFTCDYFPLLQLSCSDTWLLEVIGFYSAIVILLFTLALIILSYMFIIKTILRLPSASQRKKAFSTCSSHMIVISISYGSCIFVYINPSAKEKASLMKEVAILNTCVAPMMNPFIYTLRNQQVKQAFKDTIQKFIFFSSKCN